A single region of the Mustela lutreola isolate mMusLut2 chromosome 2, mMusLut2.pri, whole genome shotgun sequence genome encodes:
- the DYRK1A gene encoding dual specificity tyrosine-phosphorylation-regulated kinase 1A isoform X4 yields the protein MPDIVMLQRRMPQSFRDPATAPLRKLSVDLIKTYKHINEVYYAKKKRRHQQGQGDDSSHKKERKVYNDGYDDDNYDYIVKNGEKWMDRYEIDSLIGKGSFGQVVKAYDRVEQEWVAIKIIKNKKAFLNQAQIEVRLLELMNKHDTEMKYYIVHLKRHFMFRNHLCLVFEMLSYNLYDLLRNTNFRGVSLNLTRKFAQQMCTALLFLATPELSIIHCDLKPENILLCNPKRSAIKIVDFGSSCQLGQRIYQYIQSRFYRSPEVLLGMPYDLAIDMWSLGCILVEMHTGEPLFSGANEVDQMNKIVEVLNIPPAHILDQAPKARKFFEKLPDGTWNLKKTKDGKREYKPPGTRKLHNILGVETGGPGGRRAGESGHTVADYLKFKDLILRMLDYDPKTRIQPYYALQHSFFKKTADEGTNTSNSVSTSPAMEQSQSSGTTSSTSSSSGGSSGTSNSGRARSDPTHQHRHSGGHFTAAVQAMDCETHSPQVRQQFPAPLGWSGTEAPTQVTVETHPVQETTFHVAPQQNALHHHHGNSSHHHHHHHHHHHHHGQQALGNRTRPRVYNSPTNSSSTQDSMEVGHSHHSMTSLSSSTTSSSTSSSSTGNQGNQAYQNRPVAANTLDFGQNGAMDVNLTVYSNPRQETGIAGHPTYQFSANTGPTHYMTEGHLTMRQGADREESPMTGVCVQQSSVASS from the exons GTTTACTATGCAAAAAAGAAGCGACGACACCAACAGGGCCAGGGAGACGATTCTAGTCATAAGAAGGAGCGGAAGGTTTACAATGATGGTTATGATGATGATAACTATGATTATATTGTAAAAAACGGAGAGAAGTGGATGGATCGTTACGAAATTGACTCCTTGATTGGCAAAGGTTCCTTTGGACAG gtTGTAAAGGCTTATGATCGTGTGGAGCAAGAATGGGTtgccattaaaataataaagaacaagaaGGCTTTTCTGAATCAAGCCCAGATAGAAGTGCGACTTCTTGAGCTCATGAACAAACATGACACTGAAATGAAATACTACATAG tgCATTTGAAACGCCACTTTATGTTTCGAAACCATCTCTGTTTAGTTTTTGAAATGCTGTCGTACAACCTCTATGACTTGTTGAGGAACACCAATTTTCGAGGTGTCTCTTTGAACCTAACACGAAAGTTTGCACAGCAGATGTGCACTGCACTGCTTTTCCTTGCGACTCCAGAACTTAGTATCATTCACTGTGACCTAAAACCTGAGAATATCCTTCTTTGTAACCCCAAACGCAGTGCAATCAAGATCGTTGACTTTGGCAGTTCTTGTCAGTTGGGGCAGAGG atatacCAGTATATTCAGAGTCGCTTTTATCGGTCTCCAGAGGTGCTACTGGGAATGCCTTACGACCTTGCTATTGACATGTGGTCccttgggtgtattttggttgAAATGCACACTGGAGAACCTCTGTTCAGTGGAGCCAATGAG GTAGATCAGATGAATAAAATAGTGGAAGTTCTGAATATTCCACCTGCTCATATTCTTGACCAAGCACCAAAAGCAAGAAAGTTCTTTGAGAAGTTGCCAGATGGCACTTGGAACTTAAAGAAGACCAAAGATGGAAAACGG GAGTATAAACCACCAGGAACCCGTAAACTTCATAATATTCTCGGAGTAGAAACAGGAGGACCTGGTGGGCGTCGTGCTGGGGAATCGGGTCATACTGTAGCTGACTACTTGAAGTTCAAAGACCTCATTTTAAGGATGCTTGATTATGACCCCAAAACTCGAATTCAACCTTACTATGCCCTGCAGCACAGTTTTTTCAAGAAAACAGCTGACGAAGGCACCAATACAAGTAACAGTGTGTCCACCAGCCCCGCGATGGAGCAGTCACAGTCTTCGGGCACCACCTCTAGTACGTCTTCAAGCTCAG GTGGATCGTCGGGGACGAGCAACAGTGGGAGAGCCAGGTCAGACCCAACGCACCAGCATCGGCACAGCGGCGGGCACTTCACAGCTGCCGTCCAGGCCATGGACTGTGAGACCCACAGTCCCCAG GTGCGTCAGCAGTTTCCTGCTCCTCTTGGATGGTCAGGCACTGAAGCTCCTACACAGGTCACTGTTGAAACTCATCCCGTTCAAGAAACAACCTTTCATGTAGCCCCTCAACAGAATGCATTGCATCATCACCATGGAAACAGttcccatcaccatcaccaccaccaccaccaccaccaccaccatggacAACAAGCCTTGGGTAACCGGACCAGGCCAAGGGTCTACAATTCTCCAACGAATAGCTCCTCTACCCAGGATTCTATGGAGGTTGGCCATAGTCACCACTCCATGACATCCCTGTCTTCCTCAACTACTTCTTCCTCTACATCTTCCTCCTCTACTGGTAATCAAGGCAATCAGGCCTACCAGAATCGCCCAGTGGCTGCTAATACCTTGGACTTTGGACAGAATGGAGCTATGGACGTTAATTTAACCGTCTACTCCAATCCCCGCCAAGAGACTGGCATAGCTGGACATCCAACATACCAATTTTCTGCTAATACAGGTCCTACACATTACATGACTGAAGGACATCTGACAATGAGGCAAGGGGCTGATAGAGAAGAGTCCCCCATGACAGGAGTTTGTGTGCAACAGAGTTCTGTAGCTAGCTCGTGA